A DNA window from Anastrepha ludens isolate Willacy chromosome 6, idAnaLude1.1, whole genome shotgun sequence contains the following coding sequences:
- the LOC128868462 gene encoding upstream-binding protein 1 isoform X2: MKIWPNSPVHIPKYDGILPYTGGSPVTNSSPIAINSVTSTNSPTLKLMDANMVSPQQSATPDMDDYIINILPESTPSQVAQWLSHHRLTTYLSTFAHFSGSDIMRMSKEDLIQICGLADGIRMFNILRAKAIAPRLTLYVSMDGSSYNAIYLISNTAKELMQKLCKMPGFYEMIANSTSNGAVENGAIYSSWSMHSKYSGSGSNIFNDSSKNFIFFAGPSGVHVNVTDEVLNNEIKDGSLYALEVQSGKVVMKLINKNDN, encoded by the exons ATGAAGATTTGGCCTAATTCGCCAGTGCACATTCCAAAGTACGATGGCATATTGCCGTACACCGGTGGATCACCTGTCACCAACTCCAGCCCCATAGCAATAAACAGTGTCACTTCAACAAATTCACCAACGTTGAAACTAATGGATGCTAACATGGTATCTCCACAACAATCCGCCACCCCGGACATGGATGATtat ATTATCAACATTTTGCCAGAGTCCACCCCGTCCCAAGTTGCGCAATGGCTGAGCCATCATCGTTTGACCACGTATCTGTCAACGTTTGCACACTTTTCTGGTTCGGATATAATGAG GATGTCAAAAGAGGATTTAATACAAATATGCGGTCTGGCCGATGGAATTCGTATGTTCAATATATTGCGCGCTAA AGCAATTGCACCTCGTCTTACGCTTTACGTAAGTATGGACGGCAGTAGCTATAACGCCATATATTTGATTTCGAATACGGCAAAAGAACTAATGCAGAAGCTTTGCAAAATGCCCGGGTTTTACGAGATGATTGCAAACAGCACATCAAATGGCGCAGTAGAAAACGGTGCAATCTACAGCAGCTGGAGTATGCATTCGAAATATTCCGGAAGTGGTTCAAACATATTTAATGATAGcagtaaaaactttatttttttcgcgGGCCCGTCGGGAGTGCATGTAAATGTTACTGACGAGGTATTGAATAACGAAATTAAAGACGGAAGTCTTTATGCTCTTGAAGTACAAAGTGGAAAAGTTGTCATGaaactgataaacaaaaatgaTAATTGA